One genomic window of Tachypleus tridentatus isolate NWPU-2018 chromosome 12, ASM421037v1, whole genome shotgun sequence includes the following:
- the LOC143235724 gene encoding zinc finger protein 862-like: MSGHISGIQERFRREVSHVVYVHCHAHRLNLVLVDCVHNVQAPAEFFVTIQKLYKFFSTSVVDEECLKVQNELEPVNQHIKLKRLSDIRWACQHAACLAVKRTLPAIVTTLKRLVEGDNVHRATKSKGLCIFLDQQFLTSLVAIAKLLLMTKQLSDHLQSPHLQLASVKDLVQSVISGLSEMGTEAA; the protein is encoded by the coding sequence ATGTCAGGGCACATCAGTGGCATACAGGAAAGGTTCAGGAGAGAGGTGTCTCATGTTGTGTATGTCCACTGCCATGCACACAGGCTCAACCTTGTGCTAGTTGATTGTGTGCACAACGTCCAGGCTCCagcagagttctttgtgacaattcaaaagctgtacaaattcttctCTACATCGGTTGTGGATGAAGAATGTCTGAAGGTACAGAATGAGCTTGAACCCGTGAACCAGCACATAAAGTTGAAGCGACTGTCAGACATAAGATGGGCCTGCCAACATGCTGCTTGTTTGGCTGTGAAAAGAACCCtccctgccattgtgacaaccctaaagcGTCTTGTGGAGGGGGACAATGTCCACAGAGCCACTAAATCAAAGGGCCTGTGCATCTTCCTAGATCAGCAGTTCTTAACCAGTCTAGTGGCCATAGCAAAACTAttgctgatgacaaaacagctatcagaTCACCTCCAGTCACCTCACCTGCAGCTGGCCTCTGTAAAGgacctagtacaatctgtcatctctggtctctcagaaatgGGAACTGAAGCAGCATGa
- the LOC143235725 gene encoding zinc finger MYM-type protein 1-like produces MRTRLVRDPSRKSEKLPPEPKDLSQLPDSGPTCPDMKRYPATEYSGQSRSFNKNWRDQHSWLKYSVTQDAAFHFACRLFSHIHFCKTEKFFTHEGFQNWKKATTSLKSHDNSAGHKFAMQAWTEVKLQKTKGARIQHALDASHAKTVEKNRHYMRAVIDALLYTACQNEAQIGHMEGNQSDNRGNFLELLDMISRYDEIVKKKLSGPGNAKYMHHDIQNELLGIIAGMIRKDISKEVMEAEHFV; encoded by the coding sequence ATGCGGACACGACTAGTGAGGGACCCCAGCCGCAAGAGTGAAAAACTACCACCAGAACCCAAGGACCTGAGCCAGCTTCCAGATAGTGGTCCTACTTGTCCAGACATGAAGAGATACCCAGCCACAGAATACAGTGGCCAGTCAAGGTCATTCAACAAGAATTGGCGTGATCAGCACTCGTGGTTGAAGTACTCTGTGACCCAAGATGCTGCATTCCACTTCGCATGTCGTCTTTTCAGTCACATACACTTCTGTAAAACTGAGAAGTTCTTCACTCATGAAGGCTTCCAGAACTGGAAGAAGGCGACCACATCACTGAAGTCCCATGATAACTCTGCAGGGCACAAGTTTGCCATGCAAGCATGGACAGAGGttaaattgcagaaaacaaagggtGCAAGGATCCAACATGCTCTCGATGCAAGCCATGCTAAAACTGTGGAGAAAAACCGACATTACATGAGAGCCGTGATAGATGCACTGCTCTACACAGCCTGCCAGAATGAAGCCCAGATAGGTCACATGGAAGGTAATCAGTCAGATAACAGGGGCAATTTCCTGGAACTTCTTGACATGATTTCCAGGTATGATGAAATCGTGAAGAAGAAGCTGAGTGGTCCTGGCAATGCCAAGTACATGCACCACGATATCCAAAACGAACTGCTTGGCATCATAGCTGGAATGATCAGGAAGGATATCAGCAAAGAGGTCATGGAAGCTGAGCATTTTGTTTAA